In a single window of the Bacillota bacterium genome:
- a CDS encoding ATP-grasp domain-containing protein, whose amino-acid sequence MTGVSLFKKFIGSGSINTKHVWWLNIGAESVWGENHPHVLPQVTYKGNTRTVNRTEQLCLLLASEGDIVIQREKPSDVLLDHLQGIGFGEPEIYVPESYGSENGQCSISELILRDEKLLEKLKNLNSKGSINEVELAPYAITRFEEEISLRSGCKLIGAAEGITAWVNNKTNARILAEELGLPVTEGYICHTVEEAKAAVDSLKNNPCVNRIVVKEAYGASGKGMFIVDSEKDYQLLMVILGKNKNKDKRTDLIVERWHDTLIDLNYQIYIHKSGRLCYIPPKRQINKGSVYIGSEFPLADGLTDSQRNYYEECAIKIGRKLWEKGYYGFASIDSIITGAGEGVIIPIVEINGRFSLSTYVSFIPGMLGNDKAYRSRYYYLKPGTTIERIAEDIRVYSYTREKGEGVIICSFAEGDQDISEGRLFSIFVAEKRERLDYLEERFVEELYYLILVKLSWQLSKTAIMLPLKISSS is encoded by the coding sequence ATGACAGGTGTCTCCCTATTTAAAAAATTTATCGGCAGCGGCAGTATAAACACTAAACATGTATGGTGGCTCAATATCGGGGCAGAGAGTGTATGGGGCGAAAATCACCCGCATGTGCTTCCCCAGGTAACATATAAAGGAAATACACGCACAGTCAACAGGACGGAACAGCTATGCCTGTTGTTGGCTTCTGAGGGCGATATTGTCATACAGAGGGAAAAGCCTTCGGATGTATTGCTGGATCATTTGCAGGGGATAGGTTTTGGAGAGCCGGAAATATATGTTCCTGAAAGTTATGGCAGTGAAAATGGACAATGCAGCATATCGGAGCTCATCTTAAGGGATGAAAAACTGCTAGAAAAGCTTAAAAATCTAAATTCCAAGGGGTCAATCAATGAGGTTGAATTAGCCCCGTACGCCATAACGCGTTTTGAAGAGGAAATATCATTAAGGTCAGGGTGCAAATTGATTGGTGCTGCTGAAGGCATTACTGCGTGGGTAAACAACAAAACAAATGCGAGGATATTGGCAGAGGAACTGGGATTGCCGGTGACGGAAGGATATATCTGTCATACTGTGGAAGAAGCGAAAGCAGCCGTTGACAGTTTAAAAAACAATCCTTGTGTCAACAGGATAGTTGTAAAGGAGGCGTATGGCGCCTCCGGCAAGGGGATGTTTATTGTTGATTCAGAGAAGGATTATCAACTGTTGATGGTCATACTGGGTAAGAATAAAAACAAGGACAAGAGAACGGACCTGATAGTTGAAAGGTGGCATGATACCTTAATAGACTTAAATTACCAGATATATATCCACAAGTCGGGACGCCTTTGCTATATACCGCCCAAGCGTCAAATAAACAAGGGTTCTGTCTACATAGGAAGCGAATTCCCGCTTGCTGATGGATTAACGGACAGCCAGAGGAATTACTATGAAGAGTGTGCAATAAAGATAGGGCGCAAATTATGGGAGAAAGGCTATTATGGCTTTGCCAGCATAGATTCGATAATTACCGGGGCCGGGGAAGGGGTGATAATTCCCATAGTTGAAATAAACGGCCGCTTTTCGCTTTCCACATATGTTTCTTTCATACCCGGGATGCTCGGAAATGATAAAGCCTATAGGAGCAGGTATTACTACCTGAAGCCAGGTACAACGATTGAAAGGATAGCGGAAGATATTAGAGTGTACAGCTATACGCGTGAAAAAGGGGAAGGCGTAATAATATGCTCTTTTGCTGAAGGAGACCAAGATATAAGTGAAGGAAGGCTTTTTTCCATATTTGTGGCAGAAAAAAGAGAGCGGCTTGATTATCTTGAAGAAAGATTTGTTGAAGAGTTATATTACCTGATATTGGTAAAGTTAAGCTGGCAATTGTCAAAAACGGCTATAATGCTACCCTTGAAAATATCAAGTTCATAA